The Mycolicibacterium hassiacum DSM 44199 genome includes a window with the following:
- a CDS encoding 4Fe-4S dicluster domain-containing protein, whose translation MTLINQRVDVPVTIDESLCIDECTLCVDVCPLDSLAIDPETNKAYMHVDECWYCGPCAARCPTGAVTVNMPYLIR comes from the coding sequence ATGACGCTGATCAACCAACGCGTGGACGTGCCGGTGACCATCGACGAGTCGCTGTGCATCGACGAGTGCACCCTGTGCGTCGACGTCTGCCCGCTCGACTCGCTGGCGATCGACCCCGAGACCAACAAGGCCTACATGCACGTCGACGAGTGCTGGTACTGCGGGCCGTGCGCGGCCCGCTGTCCCACCGGAGCCGTCACCGTCAACATGCCCTACCTGATTCGCTGA
- a CDS encoding ABC transporter ATP-binding protein — translation MRLELDDVHLSYTGVPVVAGLTLTVEPGEILVLTGPSGCGKSTVLRALAGLLAPASGRVLADGEEVTGTSRDRGMVFQDSALLPWRTVRSNIELALALRGEPRAGRRERAERWIDEVGLTGFADYLPKSLSGGMRQRVQLARGLAGAPRAVMMDEPFAALDTQTRAAMQRLLIDTWRAHPTTIVFVTHDVDEALLLGDRVAVLGRAGQPLRALLDVPQPRSADVDRRALRSEIIAALDHSS, via the coding sequence ATGCGGCTGGAACTCGACGACGTCCACCTGTCCTACACCGGGGTCCCGGTGGTCGCCGGGCTCACGCTGACCGTCGAGCCCGGCGAGATCCTGGTGCTCACCGGACCGTCCGGCTGCGGCAAGTCCACCGTGCTGCGGGCGCTGGCCGGGTTGTTGGCCCCCGCGTCCGGGCGGGTGCTCGCCGACGGCGAGGAGGTCACTGGCACCTCCCGCGACCGGGGCATGGTGTTCCAGGACAGCGCGCTGTTGCCCTGGCGCACCGTGCGATCCAACATCGAGCTGGCGCTGGCGCTGCGCGGCGAACCCCGCGCCGGGCGCCGGGAGCGGGCCGAACGCTGGATCGACGAGGTCGGGCTGACCGGGTTCGCCGACTACCTGCCCAAGAGCCTGTCCGGCGGCATGCGCCAGCGGGTGCAGTTGGCGCGGGGGCTGGCCGGCGCCCCGCGGGCGGTGATGATGGACGAACCGTTCGCCGCGCTGGACACCCAGACCCGCGCCGCCATGCAGCGGCTGCTCATCGACACCTGGCGCGCACACCCCACCACGATCGTGTTCGTCACCCACGACGTCGACGAGGCGCTGCTGCTCGGCGACCGGGTGGCGGTGCTGGGGCGCGCCGGTCAGCCGCTGCGTGCGCTGCTGGACGTCCCGCAACCGCGTTCGGCCGACGTGGACCGGCGCGCTCTTCGCTCGGAAATCATTGCAGCCCTGGATCATTCATCATGA
- a CDS encoding GntR family transcriptional regulator, producing MSLAEPTPIRRARADRARQVADVLRHQIYAGAYDDGLPTEQALAAEFFVSRNTVREALAVLKNEGLIERGPKVGTHVAVRKFTHGLDALAGLKETFKGYGEVRNEVRAVQELAAPPAVARRLHLGAGTPVVFIERLRYLGDLPLSLDLTYLAPDIGAEVVRHPLESNDIFALIEQLSGHRLGSADLALEAIPADPHSAATLQVPDGAPVLMLERLTHLDDGRPVDLEYIRMRGDRITMRGSLTRSDS from the coding sequence ATGTCGCTAGCCGAGCCGACACCGATCCGGCGAGCGCGTGCCGACCGGGCCCGTCAGGTCGCTGACGTGCTGCGCCACCAGATCTACGCCGGCGCCTACGACGACGGGCTGCCCACCGAACAGGCGCTGGCGGCGGAGTTCTTCGTCTCCCGCAACACCGTTCGCGAGGCCCTGGCGGTGCTGAAGAACGAGGGCCTGATCGAACGCGGCCCCAAGGTCGGCACCCATGTGGCGGTGCGCAAGTTCACCCACGGCCTCGACGCGCTGGCCGGGCTGAAGGAGACGTTCAAGGGGTACGGCGAGGTCCGCAACGAGGTGCGCGCGGTGCAGGAGCTCGCGGCCCCGCCGGCGGTCGCGCGCAGACTGCACCTGGGCGCGGGCACGCCGGTGGTGTTCATCGAGCGGCTGCGCTACCTGGGGGACCTGCCGCTGTCACTGGATCTGACCTACCTCGCCCCGGACATCGGCGCCGAGGTGGTACGCCACCCGCTGGAGTCCAACGACATCTTCGCGCTCATCGAACAGCTCAGCGGCCACCGGTTGGGGTCGGCCGACCTGGCGCTGGAAGCGATTCCCGCGGACCCGCATTCGGCCGCGACGCTGCAGGTGCCCGACGGCGCGCCGGTGCTGATGCTGGAGCGGCTGACCCATCTCGACGACGGCAGACCCGTTGACCTCGAATACATCCGGATGCGCGGTGACCGGATCACCATGCGCGGCAGCCTGACGAGGAGCGATTCATGA
- a CDS encoding ABC transporter substrate-binding protein — MALTLAGCSLDAASNSADDVVDVVIGYQSKTINTVTAGTLLRAQGYLDKRLGDITERTGTRYNIVWQDYDTGAPITAQMVAEKIDIGSMGDYPLLINGSKTQANERARTAFVSVTGYHPRGALNMVVVRPDSPIQTLPELRGHKVSASVGSAGHGYLVHALTKAGIDPNTGVEVLNQQPQVGASALESGQVDALSQFVAWPGLLVHQGKGRLVYDGAELNYPTMHGVVVRRAYAAEHPEVLEAFLQAQLDATEFLNAQPLEAARIVAEASGLPLEVVYLYNGPGGTSFDPTIKPSLVEALKGDVPYLKSIDDFADLDVDGFVDEQPLREAYRARGQDYDRARAQTANPSVLRGRDPVCGTEVNDPALAAELWLDGADSTQPAAGPSCLLRAIREAGAQGRTVRAAYITDTEFGTRWFADKAVWVRDGDDFLPFATTAGARRYLAAHPGAVEVDYRQAVAGAV; from the coding sequence ATCGCGCTGACGCTTGCCGGTTGCTCGCTGGACGCGGCGTCGAACTCCGCCGACGACGTCGTCGACGTGGTGATCGGCTACCAGTCCAAGACCATCAACACCGTCACCGCGGGCACCCTGCTGCGGGCCCAGGGTTATCTGGACAAGCGGCTGGGCGACATCACCGAGCGCACCGGCACCCGCTACAACATCGTCTGGCAGGACTACGACACCGGCGCGCCGATCACCGCGCAGATGGTGGCCGAGAAGATCGACATCGGCTCGATGGGCGACTACCCGTTGCTGATCAACGGGTCGAAGACCCAGGCCAATGAGCGGGCCCGCACCGCGTTCGTCTCGGTCACCGGCTACCATCCGCGCGGCGCGCTGAACATGGTTGTGGTCCGGCCGGATTCGCCGATTCAGACGCTGCCCGAGCTGCGCGGGCACAAGGTGTCGGCCAGCGTGGGCTCGGCCGGGCACGGCTATCTGGTGCACGCGCTGACCAAGGCCGGCATCGACCCGAACACCGGTGTGGAGGTGCTCAACCAGCAGCCGCAGGTCGGGGCCTCGGCGCTGGAGTCCGGTCAGGTCGACGCGCTGTCGCAGTTCGTGGCCTGGCCCGGGCTGCTGGTGCACCAGGGCAAGGGCCGGCTGGTCTACGACGGAGCCGAGCTGAACTACCCGACCATGCACGGGGTGGTGGTGCGGCGCGCCTACGCGGCCGAACATCCGGAGGTGCTCGAGGCGTTCCTGCAGGCACAGCTGGACGCCACCGAATTCCTCAACGCCCAACCACTCGAGGCGGCCCGGATCGTCGCCGAGGCCAGCGGCCTGCCGCTGGAGGTGGTCTACCTCTACAACGGCCCGGGCGGCACCTCGTTCGACCCCACGATCAAACCCTCGCTGGTGGAGGCGCTCAAAGGCGATGTGCCGTACCTGAAGTCGATCGACGACTTCGCCGATCTCGACGTCGACGGCTTCGTCGACGAGCAGCCGCTGCGCGAGGCGTACCGGGCCCGCGGCCAGGACTACGACCGGGCCCGGGCCCAGACGGCCAATCCCTCGGTGCTGCGCGGCCGCGACCCGGTGTGCGGAACCGAGGTGAACGACCCCGCGCTGGCCGCCGAACTGTGGCTCGACGGCGCCGATTCCACCCAGCCGGCGGCCGGTCCGAGCTGTCTGCTGCGGGCCATCCGGGAGGCCGGTGCGCAGGGTCGGACCGTGCGCGCGGCCTACATCACCGACACCGAGTTCGGCACCCGCTGGTTCGCCGACAAGGCGGTCTGGGTGCGCGACGGCGACGACTTCCTGCCGTTCGCGACGACCGCGGGCGCGCGGCGGTATCTCGCGGCGCACCCGGGCGCGGTCGAGGTCGATTACCGACAAGCCGTGGCGGGTGCGGTATGA
- the efp gene encoding elongation factor P, whose translation MATTADFKNGLVLQIDGQLWQIVEFQHVKPGKGPAFVRTKLKNVVSGKIVDKTFNAGVKVETATVDRRDATYLYRDGNEYVFMDSENFEQHQLPESLVGDASKYLLESLPVQIAFHDGTPLYLELPVSVELEVTHTEPGLQGDRSNAGTKPATVETGAEIQVPLFINTGDKVKVDTRDGSYLGRVNA comes from the coding sequence GTGGCAACGACCGCCGACTTCAAGAATGGGCTCGTCCTGCAGATCGACGGCCAACTCTGGCAGATCGTCGAGTTCCAGCACGTCAAGCCAGGCAAGGGGCCGGCCTTCGTGCGCACCAAGCTCAAGAACGTGGTGTCGGGCAAGATCGTCGACAAGACCTTCAACGCCGGGGTGAAGGTGGAAACCGCCACCGTCGACCGCCGCGACGCCACCTACCTGTACCGGGACGGCAACGAGTACGTCTTCATGGACTCGGAGAACTTCGAGCAGCACCAGCTGCCCGAGTCGCTGGTCGGCGACGCGTCGAAATACCTGCTGGAGAGCCTGCCGGTGCAGATCGCCTTCCACGACGGCACCCCGCTGTACCTGGAGCTGCCGGTGTCGGTCGAGCTGGAGGTCACCCACACCGAACCCGGCCTGCAGGGCGACCGCTCCAACGCCGGTACCAAGCCCGCCACCGTCGAGACCGGCGCCGAGATCCAGGTGCCGCTGTTCATCAACACCGGTGACAAGGTCAAGGTCGACACCCGTGACGGCAGCTACCTGGGAAGGGTGAATGCCTGA
- a CDS encoding B-4DMT family transporter, whose protein sequence is MNKWLLRGLVFAALMVILRLLQTVLINFLERYALAISVGLVIIYALVALIWGVVDGVRDARANPDPDRRADLAMTWLLAGLFAGVVSGAVTWVIGRFYKSLYVETLLSEVTTFAAFTALLLFLCGIAGVGLGRWQVDRKADPMPHLHRARGDQADTDVFAAVSNGSDQT, encoded by the coding sequence ATGAATAAGTGGCTACTGCGCGGTCTGGTGTTCGCGGCGCTGATGGTCATCCTGCGGTTGCTGCAGACTGTGCTGATCAACTTTCTCGAGCGCTACGCCCTCGCGATCAGCGTGGGGCTGGTGATCATCTACGCGCTGGTGGCGCTGATCTGGGGTGTCGTCGACGGGGTGCGCGACGCCCGGGCCAACCCCGACCCGGACCGCCGCGCCGACCTGGCGATGACCTGGCTGCTGGCCGGGTTGTTCGCCGGTGTGGTCAGCGGAGCGGTGACCTGGGTGATCGGCCGCTTCTACAAGTCGCTCTACGTCGAAACGCTGCTCAGCGAGGTCACCACGTTCGCGGCGTTCACCGCGCTGCTGCTGTTCCTGTGCGGCATCGCCGGCGTGGGGTTGGGCCGCTGGCAGGTCGACCGCAAGGCCGATCCGATGCCGCACCTGCACCGCGCCCGCGGGGATCAGGCCGACACCGACGTGTTCGCGGCGGTGAGCAACGGGTCGGATCAGACCTGA
- a CDS encoding ABC transporter permease → MTATDALAAGPGVAPDVAPALPARADATGPGRGTPALWRRRLLRLASVAAALGLWQLLTTNDVRIWLRFDTLPTVTEIASALVTRLGTEQYWLDLGQSLIRILTGFGLAALAGVVTGIMLGRSALLSDLFGPLTELARPIPAIAMVPVAILLFPTDEAGIVFITFLAAYFPIMVSTRHAVRALPTIWEESVLTLGGSRWDVLARVVLPGILPGLFGGLSVGMGVAWICVISAEMISGRLGVGYRTWQAYTVLNYPDVFVGIITIGVLGFTTAAAVELIGRRATRWLPRGEEAAR, encoded by the coding sequence ATGACGGCCACCGACGCCCTGGCCGCGGGCCCCGGTGTGGCCCCCGATGTCGCCCCGGCGCTGCCGGCGCGGGCCGACGCCACGGGGCCCGGCCGCGGCACCCCGGCGCTGTGGCGGCGCCGACTGCTGCGGCTGGCCTCGGTGGCGGCCGCACTCGGGCTGTGGCAACTGTTGACCACCAACGACGTTCGGATCTGGTTGCGGTTCGACACGCTGCCCACCGTCACCGAGATCGCCTCGGCACTGGTGACCCGGCTGGGCACCGAACAGTACTGGCTCGACCTCGGACAGTCGCTGATCCGCATCCTGACCGGGTTCGGGCTGGCGGCCCTGGCCGGTGTGGTCACCGGCATCATGTTGGGCCGCTCGGCCCTGTTGTCCGACCTGTTCGGCCCGCTGACCGAGTTGGCCCGCCCGATCCCGGCGATCGCGATGGTGCCGGTCGCGATCCTGCTGTTTCCCACCGACGAGGCCGGCATCGTGTTCATCACCTTCCTCGCCGCCTACTTCCCGATCATGGTGAGCACCCGCCATGCGGTGCGGGCGCTACCCACGATCTGGGAGGAGTCGGTGCTCACCCTCGGCGGCAGCCGCTGGGACGTGCTGGCGCGGGTGGTGCTGCCCGGCATCCTGCCCGGCCTGTTCGGCGGCCTGTCGGTCGGCATGGGGGTGGCGTGGATCTGTGTGATCTCCGCCGAGATGATCTCCGGCCGGCTCGGCGTGGGCTACCGCACCTGGCAGGCCTACACGGTGCTCAACTACCCGGACGTGTTCGTCGGGATCATCACCATCGGCGTGCTCGGCTTCACCACCGCCGCGGCGGTGGAACTGATCGGCCGCCGGGCGACCCGGTGGCTGCCCCGCGGTGAGGAGGCGGCCAGGTGA
- the aroQ gene encoding type II 3-dehydroquinate dehydratase, translated as MTTRVLVLNGPNLGRLGRREPDVYGSTTYPELVALIEREAEQLGLTAVVRQSDSEAELLGLIHAAADAGDPVILNAGALTHTSIALRDACAELRAPLIEVHISNVYQREEFRHHSYLSGVATGVIVGLGIQGYLLALRYLADLGRPAGEPEPADQV; from the coding sequence ATGACCACCAGGGTGCTGGTCCTCAACGGACCCAACCTCGGGCGGCTCGGCCGCCGCGAACCCGACGTCTACGGCAGCACCACCTACCCGGAGCTGGTCGCGCTGATCGAGCGTGAGGCCGAGCAGCTCGGGCTCACCGCCGTGGTGCGGCAGAGCGACAGCGAGGCCGAACTGCTGGGGCTGATCCACGCCGCCGCCGACGCCGGGGACCCGGTGATCCTCAACGCCGGAGCGCTCACCCACACCTCGATCGCGCTGCGCGACGCCTGCGCCGAGCTGCGCGCCCCGCTGATCGAGGTGCACATCTCCAACGTCTACCAGCGCGAGGAGTTCCGCCACCACTCCTACCTGAGCGGGGTGGCGACCGGGGTGATCGTCGGGCTGGGGATCCAGGGCTATCTACTGGCGCTGCGGTACCTGGCCGACCTGGGCCGGCCGGCCGGCGAACCGGAGCCGGCGGATCAGGTCTGA
- a CDS encoding M24 family metallopeptidase yields MTISQRRQRLRERLAAAELDAMLVSDLVNVRYLSGFTGSNAALLVRVDDETPVLATDARYRTQAARQAPDAEVVIERACGPHLVERAVADGVRRLGFESHVITVDAHSALSRAADGRLELVRAPGTVEELRMVKDAGEIALLRLACEAADAALTDLIERGGLRPGRTEKEVRRELESLMLDHGADGPSFETIVATGANSAIPHHRPTDAVLAAGDFVKIDFGALVGGYHSDMTRTFVLAPIADWQREIYELVATAQRAGCAALVPGTALKAVDAASRQVIADAGYGENFGHGLGHGVGLRIHEAPGINSSAAGTLLAGSAVTVEPGVYLPDRGGVRIEDTLIVGDEAPESLTRFPKELAIV; encoded by the coding sequence GTGACTATTTCACAGCGCCGGCAGCGGCTGCGCGAGCGCCTCGCCGCCGCCGAACTGGACGCCATGCTGGTGTCGGATCTGGTCAACGTCCGCTACCTGTCCGGGTTCACCGGCTCCAACGCCGCGCTGCTCGTCCGGGTCGACGACGAGACCCCGGTGTTGGCCACCGACGCCCGGTACCGCACCCAGGCCGCCAGACAGGCCCCCGACGCCGAGGTGGTCATCGAACGCGCCTGCGGCCCGCATCTGGTGGAGCGCGCGGTGGCCGACGGGGTGCGGCGGCTCGGCTTCGAGAGCCACGTCATCACCGTGGACGCGCACAGCGCGCTGAGCAGGGCCGCCGACGGCAGGCTGGAGCTGGTGCGCGCCCCCGGAACCGTCGAGGAGCTGCGGATGGTCAAGGACGCCGGCGAGATCGCGCTGCTGCGGCTGGCCTGCGAAGCCGCCGACGCCGCGCTGACCGACCTGATCGAACGCGGCGGGCTGCGCCCCGGCCGCACCGAGAAGGAGGTGCGCCGCGAACTCGAGTCGCTGATGCTCGACCACGGCGCCGACGGTCCGTCGTTCGAGACCATCGTCGCGACCGGCGCCAACTCGGCGATCCCGCACCACCGGCCGACCGACGCGGTGCTGGCGGCCGGCGACTTCGTCAAGATCGACTTCGGCGCCCTGGTGGGCGGCTACCACTCCGACATGACCCGCACCTTTGTGCTGGCGCCGATCGCCGACTGGCAGCGCGAGATCTACGAGCTGGTCGCCACCGCGCAGCGGGCCGGGTGCGCCGCACTGGTCCCGGGCACCGCACTCAAGGCTGTCGACGCCGCGTCACGGCAGGTCATCGCCGATGCGGGCTACGGCGAAAACTTCGGGCACGGCCTCGGCCACGGGGTGGGGTTGCGGATCCACGAAGCGCCCGGAATCAACTCCTCGGCCGCCGGTACACTGCTTGCTGGCTCCGCGGTGACCGTGGAACCCGGTGTCTATCTACCCGACCGTGGTGGCGTCCGTATCGAGGACACGCTGATCGTGGGAGACGAGGCGCCCGAATCCCTGACCCGGTTCCCGAAGGAACTGGCCATCGTCTGA
- a CDS encoding fumarate reductase/succinate dehydrogenase flavoprotein subunit: protein MRIPELTEAVRLDCDVLVIGGGTAGTMAALTAAERGAQVLLLEKAHVRHSGALAMGMDGVNNAVIPGKATPEDYVAEITRANDGIVNQRTIYQTATRGFAMVQRLERYGVKFEKDEHGEYAVRRVHRSGSYVLPMPEGKDVKKALYRVLRQRSNRERIRIENRVMPVRVLTDNGRAVGAAGFNTRTGEFVTVAAKAVILATGACGRLGLPASGYLYGTYENPTNAGDGYAMAYHAGAELSGIECFQINPLIKDYNGPACAYVANPFGGYQVNALGERFVDCDYWSGQMIAEVKREIESARGPIYLKVSHLSDETLTALENILHTTERPTRGTFHANRGHNYRTHDIEMHISEIGLCGGHSASGVWVDENARTTVPGLYAAGDLACVPHNYMIGAFVFGDLAGAHAASTLADTPAPQRLPDEQLAEAHELIYRPLRNPDGPPQPQVEYKLRRFVNDYVAPPKTATKLAIAIDTFERMRGEIAEMGARTPHELMRAVEVSFIRDCAEMAARSSLTRTESRWGLYHERADLPARNDEDWRYHLNLRKAADGSMEFLKRPVAPYLVPVPEFDHVPSDAPVVRIDQPSAPHGRAPAAAVNRARPSTPQQQPPSPRIAAVLALESPTPAQLAEFLTDPDPGVRRTAVATLTEHLPDGYAPALRAALRDGDAGVRRAAAGAVRELVEVLPDPHELAAHLDSTDAVVRAAAVYVLAARRAGEARRYRDASADSDHRVRIEAVRALVSVDDAAGVAAAAADDNREVRITVANGLATLGAGRDTIRRLLDDTDPLVRAAALAALGALGCGAEELPLVRRALTEPAWQVREGAARALAGAPPEAAVEALSAAVADQHLDVRKAAVLSLTRWAGSHPGARDALTLALKDSDADVRAYARRALAS from the coding sequence ATGAGAATTCCCGAACTGACCGAAGCCGTCCGGCTCGACTGCGACGTGCTGGTGATCGGCGGCGGCACCGCGGGCACCATGGCCGCGCTCACCGCCGCCGAACGCGGCGCGCAGGTGCTGCTGCTGGAGAAGGCGCACGTGCGGCACTCCGGCGCGCTCGCCATGGGCATGGACGGGGTGAACAACGCGGTGATCCCCGGCAAGGCCACCCCGGAGGACTACGTCGCCGAGATCACCCGCGCCAACGACGGCATCGTCAACCAGCGCACCATCTACCAGACCGCCACCCGCGGGTTCGCGATGGTGCAGCGGCTGGAACGCTACGGGGTGAAGTTCGAGAAGGACGAACACGGCGAGTACGCGGTGCGGCGGGTGCACCGCTCCGGCTCCTACGTGTTGCCGATGCCCGAGGGCAAGGACGTCAAGAAGGCGCTCTACCGGGTGCTGCGGCAGCGATCGAACCGGGAGCGGATCCGCATCGAGAACCGGGTGATGCCGGTGCGGGTGCTCACCGACAACGGACGGGCCGTCGGAGCGGCCGGATTCAACACCCGCACAGGTGAATTCGTCACGGTCGCAGCGAAAGCGGTGATCCTGGCCACCGGTGCGTGCGGGCGGCTCGGCCTGCCGGCGTCCGGTTACCTGTACGGCACCTACGAGAACCCGACCAACGCCGGCGACGGGTACGCGATGGCCTACCACGCCGGCGCGGAGCTGTCCGGCATCGAATGCTTCCAGATCAACCCGCTGATCAAGGACTACAACGGGCCGGCCTGTGCGTACGTGGCCAACCCGTTCGGCGGGTATCAGGTCAACGCGCTGGGGGAGCGGTTCGTCGACTGCGACTACTGGTCCGGCCAGATGATCGCCGAGGTCAAGCGCGAGATCGAATCGGCGCGCGGGCCCATCTATCTCAAGGTCTCACACCTGTCGGACGAGACCTTGACCGCGCTGGAGAACATCCTGCACACCACCGAGCGCCCCACTCGGGGCACCTTCCACGCCAACCGCGGCCACAATTACCGCACCCACGACATCGAGATGCACATCTCCGAGATCGGCCTGTGCGGCGGGCATTCCGCCTCCGGGGTGTGGGTCGACGAAAACGCCCGCACCACGGTGCCCGGGCTGTACGCGGCCGGCGACCTGGCCTGCGTTCCGCACAACTACATGATCGGGGCGTTCGTGTTCGGTGACCTGGCGGGTGCGCACGCCGCCTCGACACTTGCCGACACTCCTGCGCCGCAACGCCTTCCGGATGAGCAGCTGGCCGAGGCGCACGAGTTGATCTACCGGCCGCTGCGCAATCCGGACGGTCCGCCGCAGCCCCAGGTCGAGTACAAACTGCGCCGGTTCGTCAACGACTATGTCGCCCCGCCGAAGACGGCGACCAAGCTCGCGATCGCGATCGACACCTTCGAGCGGATGCGCGGCGAGATCGCCGAGATGGGTGCGCGCACCCCGCACGAGCTGATGCGCGCGGTGGAGGTGTCGTTCATCCGCGACTGCGCCGAGATGGCGGCGCGTTCCTCGCTGACCCGCACCGAATCCCGGTGGGGGCTCTACCACGAGCGCGCCGACCTGCCCGCCCGCAACGACGAGGACTGGCGCTACCACCTGAACCTGCGCAAAGCCGCCGACGGGTCGATGGAGTTCCTCAAACGGCCGGTCGCCCCGTATCTGGTGCCGGTGCCCGAGTTCGACCACGTGCCGTCGGACGCCCCGGTGGTGCGCATCGACCAACCGAGCGCACCGCACGGTCGCGCACCCGCGGCCGCCGTGAACCGGGCGCGGCCCAGCACCCCGCAACAGCAGCCGCCGTCGCCGCGCATCGCGGCGGTGCTCGCCCTGGAGTCGCCGACGCCGGCGCAGCTCGCGGAGTTCCTCACCGACCCGGACCCCGGGGTGCGCCGCACCGCGGTCGCGACGCTGACCGAGCACCTGCCGGACGGTTACGCCCCCGCCCTGCGGGCCGCGCTGCGCGACGGCGACGCCGGGGTGCGCCGCGCGGCCGCCGGCGCGGTGCGGGAGCTGGTCGAGGTGCTGCCTGATCCGCACGAGCTCGCCGCCCATCTCGATTCGACCGACGCGGTGGTGCGGGCGGCGGCCGTCTACGTACTGGCGGCCCGGCGCGCGGGCGAGGCACGGCGGTACCGCGACGCGTCCGCCGACAGCGATCACCGGGTGCGCATCGAGGCGGTCCGCGCCCTGGTGTCGGTCGACGACGCCGCGGGGGTGGCCGCGGCCGCCGCCGACGACAACCGCGAGGTGCGCATCACCGTGGCCAACGGTCTGGCCACCCTGGGCGCCGGCCGTGACACCATCCGGCGGTTGCTCGACGACACCGACCCGCTGGTGCGGGCGGCGGCGCTGGCCGCCCTGGGCGCCCTCGGCTGCGGCGCCGAGGAGCTGCCGCTGGTACGGCGCGCACTGACCGAACCGGCTTGGCAGGTGCGGGAGGGCGCGGCGCGGGCGCTGGCCGGCGCCCCGCCGGAGGCCGCGGTGGAGGCGCTGTCGGCGGCGGTGGCCGACCAGCACCTCGACGTGCGCAAGGCCGCGGTGCTGTCGCTCACCCGCTGGGCGGGCTCGCACCCGGGTGCCCGCGACGCGCTGACGCTGGCGCTCAAGGACAGCGACGCCGACGTCCGCGCGTATGCCCGCAGAGCGCTAGCGTCCTGA
- the nusB gene encoding transcription antitermination factor NusB: MPDSRGQRSNGRQHRGEHKQRSDSKHNRGKKYRGVDRGRHQARKRAVDLLFEAEARGITPAEAAEARNALADKDPDVSPLNPYTVTVAQGVTEHAAHIDDLIASHLQGWTLERLPAVDRAILRVAVWELLYAEDVPEPVAVDEAVELAKHLSTDESPGFVNGVLGQVMLVTPQIRAAAQAVRGSEPAAGDTDAAGDEPAG; the protein is encoded by the coding sequence ATGCCTGACTCCCGGGGCCAGCGGAGCAACGGGCGGCAACACCGGGGCGAGCACAAGCAGCGCAGCGACTCGAAGCACAACCGCGGCAAGAAGTACCGCGGCGTCGACCGCGGGCGGCATCAGGCCCGTAAACGCGCCGTCGACCTCCTGTTCGAGGCCGAGGCCCGCGGGATCACCCCCGCGGAAGCGGCGGAGGCGCGGAATGCCTTGGCGGACAAGGATCCTGACGTCTCACCGCTCAACCCGTACACGGTGACGGTGGCCCAGGGAGTCACCGAACACGCCGCGCACATCGACGATCTGATCGCCTCGCACCTGCAGGGCTGGACGCTCGAGCGGCTGCCGGCGGTGGACCGCGCCATCCTGCGGGTGGCGGTCTGGGAGCTGCTGTACGCCGAGGACGTGCCCGAACCGGTCGCGGTGGACGAGGCGGTGGAGCTGGCCAAGCATCTGTCCACCGACGAGTCACCGGGATTCGTCAACGGTGTGCTCGGCCAGGTCATGCTGGTGACCCCGCAGATCCGCGCGGCCGCTCAGGCGGTCCGGGGCAGCGAGCCCGCCGCGGGCGATACCGACGCCGCCGGCGACGAGCCGGCCGGCTGA